One genomic window of Mustela erminea isolate mMusErm1 chromosome 13, mMusErm1.Pri, whole genome shotgun sequence includes the following:
- the RNF215 gene encoding RING finger protein 215 isoform X2 has product MGPAARPPLRSPPPPPPPPPSPLLLLLPLLPLWLGLAGPGAAADCSEPEAGAGRGGARAVRVDVRLPRQDALVLEGVRIGPEVDPAPALGGRLLLMDIVDAEQEVPVEGWIAVAYVGKEQAAQLHQESQGSGPQAYPKALVQQMRRALFLGASALLLLILNHNVVRELDISQLLLRPVIVLHYSSNVTKLLEALLQRTQATAEITSGESLSANIEWKLTLWTTCGLSKDGYGGWQDLVCLGGSRAQEQVDLLKLRVLRRLASLKTRRCRLGRAAQGPPEPGAETCAVCLDYFCNKQWLRVLPCKHEFHRDCVDPWLMLQQTCPLCKFNVLGNRYSDD; this is encoded by the exons ATGGGCCCCGCTGCTCGCCCTCCGCTGAGGTCGCCCCCGCCgcctcctccgccgccgccttcgccactgctgctgctgctgcccctgctgccgCTCTGGCTGGGCCTGGCGGGACCCGGGGCCGCGGCGGACTGCAGCGAGCCtgaggccggggcggggcggggcggggcccgcgCCGTACGAGTGGACGTGAGGCTGCCGCGGCAGGACGCGCTGGTCCTGGAGGGCGTCAGGATTGGCCCCGAGGTCGACCCCGCACCGGCGCTGGGCGGCCGCCTGCTGCTG ATGGACATTGTGGATGCTGAGCAGGAGGTACCCGTAGAAGGCTGGATTGCAGTGGCATACGTGGGCAAGGAGCAGGCGGCCCAGTTGCACCAGGAGAGTCAGGGCAGCGGTCCTCAGGCCTATCCCAAGGCCCTGGTCCAGCAG ATGCGGAGGGCACTCTTCCTGGGagcctctgccctgctcctcctCATCTTGAACCACAACGTGGTCCGAGAG CTAGATATATCGCAGCTTCTGCTCAGGCCAGTGATTGTCCTCCATTACTCTTCCAATGTCACCAAGCTGTTGGAGGCACTGCTGCA GAGGACTCAGGCCACAGCCGAGATCACTAGTGGAGAGTCACTGTCAGCCAACATCGAGTGGAAGCTGACCCTGTGGACCACCTGTGGCCTCTCCAAGGATGGCTACGGAGGATGGCAGGACTTGGTGTGCCTGGGAGGCAGTCGGGCCCAGGAGCAG gtGGATCTGCTCAAGCTCCGCGTGCTGCGGAGACTGGCATCCCTGAAGACCCGGCGCTGCCGTCTGGGCCGCGCAGCCCAGGGCCCCCCAGAACCAGGTGCTGAGACCTGTGCCGTGTGTTTGGACTACTTCTGCAATAAGCAG TGGCTCCGGGTGCTGCCCTGCAAGCATGAGTTTCACCGAGACTGCGTGGACCCCTGGCTGATGCTCCAGCAGACTTGCCCGCTATGCAAATTCAATGTCCTGG GAAACCGCTACTCAGACGATTAG
- the RNF215 gene encoding RING finger protein 215 isoform X1 produces the protein MGPAARPPLRSPPPPPPPPPSPLLLLLPLLPLWLGLAGPGAAADCSEPEAGAGRGGARAVRVDVRLPRQDALVLEGVRIGPEVDPAPALGGRLLLMDIVDAEQEVPVEGWIAVAYVGKEQAAQLHQESQGSGPQAYPKALVQQMRRALFLGASALLLLILNHNVVRELDISQLLLRPVIVLHYSSNVTKLLEALLQRTQATAEITSGESLSANIEWKLTLWTTCGLSKDGYGGWQDLVCLGGSRAQEQKPLQQLWNAILLVAMLLCTGLVVQAQRQAARQSQQEPGGQVDLLKLRVLRRLASLKTRRCRLGRAAQGPPEPGAETCAVCLDYFCNKQWLRVLPCKHEFHRDCVDPWLMLQQTCPLCKFNVLGNRYSDD, from the exons ATGGGCCCCGCTGCTCGCCCTCCGCTGAGGTCGCCCCCGCCgcctcctccgccgccgccttcgccactgctgctgctgctgcccctgctgccgCTCTGGCTGGGCCTGGCGGGACCCGGGGCCGCGGCGGACTGCAGCGAGCCtgaggccggggcggggcggggcggggcccgcgCCGTACGAGTGGACGTGAGGCTGCCGCGGCAGGACGCGCTGGTCCTGGAGGGCGTCAGGATTGGCCCCGAGGTCGACCCCGCACCGGCGCTGGGCGGCCGCCTGCTGCTG ATGGACATTGTGGATGCTGAGCAGGAGGTACCCGTAGAAGGCTGGATTGCAGTGGCATACGTGGGCAAGGAGCAGGCGGCCCAGTTGCACCAGGAGAGTCAGGGCAGCGGTCCTCAGGCCTATCCCAAGGCCCTGGTCCAGCAG ATGCGGAGGGCACTCTTCCTGGGagcctctgccctgctcctcctCATCTTGAACCACAACGTGGTCCGAGAG CTAGATATATCGCAGCTTCTGCTCAGGCCAGTGATTGTCCTCCATTACTCTTCCAATGTCACCAAGCTGTTGGAGGCACTGCTGCA GAGGACTCAGGCCACAGCCGAGATCACTAGTGGAGAGTCACTGTCAGCCAACATCGAGTGGAAGCTGACCCTGTGGACCACCTGTGGCCTCTCCAAGGATGGCTACGGAGGATGGCAGGACTTGGTGTGCCTGGGAGGCAGTCGGGCCCAGGAGCAG AAGCCCCTGCAGCAGCTGTGGAATGCCATCCTGCTGGTGGCCATGCTCCTGTGCACAGGCCTCGTGGTCCAGGCCCAGCGGCAGGCAGCCAGGCAAAGCCAGCAGGAACCTGGAGGCCAG gtGGATCTGCTCAAGCTCCGCGTGCTGCGGAGACTGGCATCCCTGAAGACCCGGCGCTGCCGTCTGGGCCGCGCAGCCCAGGGCCCCCCAGAACCAGGTGCTGAGACCTGTGCCGTGTGTTTGGACTACTTCTGCAATAAGCAG TGGCTCCGGGTGCTGCCCTGCAAGCATGAGTTTCACCGAGACTGCGTGGACCCCTGGCTGATGCTCCAGCAGACTTGCCCGCTATGCAAATTCAATGTCCTGG GAAACCGCTACTCAGACGATTAG